Proteins encoded in a region of the Erwinia aphidicola genome:
- a CDS encoding type II toxin-antitoxin system HipA family toxin, with product MVSKVDVYYEGWDERWQWGTLVSSIALTGRPLIMFEYSEEAARRGLELSSLRLALKGPRLRRDFPAHQLGLPGPVYDALPDGWGMLLMDRLFRQRGLNAARIGPLERLTYIGSNAMGAMSFEPSQSEAAALAQDITLSKLATEVQEVLDGEGGAFLQRLLQMGGSPQGARPKALLYRDPASGHFTTAASAQLEAWLIKFPARQEHPEVCAIEAVYAQCLRECQIDTPDTAYFSLPNGQAAFASKRFDRQNGLRVPMQSLAAYTGANYQVPGALDYTSFLRATQLCTNDVRQKALAFERVVFNIVFNNRDDHPKNFAYTMTHNGQWQLAPAYDVTWCEGPGGYHQMDVMGEALQIGREHLLALAEQEAELSSQQAGNIIAKCCDVAAGFALKAGDMFPGQITGETLRTLQARMDDNIKRLGR from the coding sequence ATGGTCAGTAAAGTCGATGTTTACTACGAGGGCTGGGATGAACGATGGCAGTGGGGAACGCTGGTGTCATCGATCGCGTTAACCGGTCGCCCGCTGATCATGTTTGAATACAGCGAAGAGGCGGCGCGGCGCGGACTGGAGCTTTCGTCGCTCCGCCTGGCGCTAAAAGGGCCGCGGCTGCGCAGAGATTTCCCCGCGCATCAGCTTGGCTTACCCGGCCCGGTTTACGATGCGCTGCCCGATGGTTGGGGCATGCTGCTAATGGATCGCCTGTTTCGCCAGCGCGGGCTGAATGCAGCGCGCATTGGCCCGCTTGAACGGCTGACTTACATCGGTAGCAATGCGATGGGGGCAATGTCGTTTGAACCTTCACAATCGGAAGCTGCTGCCCTGGCGCAGGATATTACGCTGTCGAAGCTGGCGACGGAGGTTCAGGAAGTTCTGGACGGCGAAGGTGGCGCATTTCTGCAGCGGCTACTCCAGATGGGCGGGTCGCCTCAGGGTGCGAGGCCGAAAGCGCTACTGTACCGCGATCCGGCCAGCGGCCATTTCACCACTGCCGCCTCTGCACAACTGGAGGCCTGGCTGATTAAATTTCCCGCCCGCCAGGAACATCCTGAAGTGTGCGCGATCGAGGCGGTGTATGCACAGTGCCTGCGCGAGTGTCAGATCGATACGCCTGACACCGCTTATTTCTCTTTGCCCAATGGTCAGGCGGCGTTTGCCTCAAAACGGTTTGACCGCCAAAACGGATTGCGGGTGCCGATGCAGAGCCTTGCGGCCTACACCGGGGCCAATTATCAAGTACCCGGCGCGCTGGATTACACCAGCTTCCTGCGTGCAACACAGCTGTGTACCAATGACGTACGCCAGAAAGCCCTGGCTTTTGAGCGCGTCGTGTTCAATATCGTGTTCAATAACCGCGACGATCATCCGAAAAATTTTGCTTACACCATGACGCACAACGGCCAGTGGCAGCTGGCACCGGCCTACGATGTCACCTGGTGCGAGGGACCGGGTGGTTATCATCAAATGGACGTAATGGGCGAAGCGTTACAGATTGGCCGTGAACATCTCCTGGCGCTTGCTGAGCAGGAAGCCGAGCTGAGTTCGCAGCAGGCGGGTAATATTATTGCGAAGTGCTGTGATGTGGCAGCGGGCTTTGCGCTGAAGGCTGGCGATATGTTCCCCGGCCAAATCACCGGGGAAACGTTGCGTACCCTGCAGGCGCGGATGGATGACAACATTAAACGGTTAGGCCGCTAG
- a CDS encoding ATP-binding protein: MERSKMLSLLTVCSLLIAACAPLPLSQSADQFFSALEQAPASIAIPLSTLQQLDPLLLRPSSLYPDFDDLPLPVLSALYHYQQRCTGSLREVPRASRQLALALCHDTLLTADWFAAHPVSPLGGSNAWYYLQRHPEQRAALEKVLHVRERPQALGGIGLLSDENLDALASGQGWLMQNGTLWRLHHQQWLLYAPQVWQPLARRAGIILLAAGGRCDIALSTLCIIPGVESSAAWRSLLTGAAIMASVSLIWFAWQRRRLQQRHRFILQMLTHELRTPIARLGNVVEDFRRDFDTLPLPAQSGFAALADCVQRMRQMAEASEHYLTGDSRRKVLEAPTALLLSEWLSHITGCWPGLTFCLASDRRVALPIYWVTLCLNNLLDNAFCHGRAPVRLSAEWDKGRLTLRVTDSGSLQSPRLPHLGRSLSAQSGMGLGLAIVRRIIWRLKGRLTLSGPPTTFTLELPCDKQ, translated from the coding sequence ATGGAACGAAGCAAGATGCTGTCGCTGCTGACAGTCTGTTCACTGTTGATCGCCGCCTGTGCGCCGCTGCCGCTTTCTCAGTCTGCCGACCAGTTTTTCTCCGCGCTCGAACAGGCTCCGGCTAGCATAGCGATCCCGCTCAGCACGCTGCAGCAGCTGGACCCGTTGCTATTACGCCCTTCTTCACTTTATCCCGACTTTGACGACTTGCCATTACCGGTATTGTCGGCGTTGTACCATTATCAGCAGCGCTGTACCGGGTCACTTCGTGAGGTACCCAGGGCGAGCCGTCAGCTGGCGCTGGCATTGTGTCATGACACGCTGCTTACGGCTGACTGGTTTGCCGCACATCCCGTCTCTCCGCTCGGAGGAAGCAACGCCTGGTACTACTTGCAGCGCCACCCTGAGCAGCGTGCGGCGCTGGAAAAGGTGCTACACGTGCGGGAAAGACCGCAGGCGCTGGGAGGCATTGGCCTGCTATCTGATGAGAACCTTGATGCGCTGGCAAGTGGGCAGGGCTGGCTGATGCAGAACGGCACGCTGTGGCGATTACATCATCAACAGTGGCTTCTATACGCGCCCCAGGTCTGGCAGCCGCTAGCCAGACGCGCAGGAATAATATTACTTGCTGCTGGCGGACGTTGTGATATTGCCCTGAGCACGCTTTGCATCATACCAGGCGTTGAGAGCAGCGCAGCCTGGCGATCGTTACTGACCGGTGCGGCAATCATGGCGTCTGTATCCCTGATCTGGTTTGCCTGGCAGCGGCGACGTTTGCAGCAGCGGCATCGCTTTATCCTGCAGATGCTGACGCATGAACTGCGCACGCCCATCGCCCGCCTGGGCAACGTGGTGGAAGATTTTCGTCGTGATTTCGACACTCTGCCGCTGCCTGCACAGTCCGGTTTTGCCGCGCTGGCGGATTGCGTGCAGCGCATGCGGCAGATGGCTGAAGCCAGCGAGCACTATCTGACTGGTGACAGTCGGCGGAAGGTGCTGGAGGCCCCCACCGCGCTGTTACTGAGCGAATGGCTTAGCCATATAACGGGATGCTGGCCCGGGCTGACGTTTTGCCTCGCCAGCGATCGCCGGGTCGCACTGCCAATATATTGGGTCACCCTGTGTCTGAATAACCTGTTGGATAATGCTTTTTGCCACGGACGCGCCCCGGTTCGTCTGAGCGCAGAGTGGGATAAAGGGCGGCTCACTCTGCGGGTGACGGATTCAGGTTCACTGCAGTCACCGCGTTTACCCCACCTGGGGCGGTCTCTTTCAGCGCAGTCCGGGATGGGCCTCGGACTGGCGATTGTCAGACGCATTATCTGGCGACTTAAGGGGCGCCTGACGCTCAGCGGGCCACCTACCACCTTCACTCTGGAGCTGCCTTGTGACAAGCAATAA
- the zigA gene encoding zinc metallochaperone GTPase ZigA translates to MSNINLAADSRLPVTVLSGFLGAGKTTLLNHILNNREGRRVAVIVNDMSEVNIDAALVRDGGAELSRTDEKLVEMSNGCICCTLREDLLLEINRLAREGRFDQLVIESTGISEPLPVAETFTFEDESGESLSAVARLDTMVTVVDCYNFLHDYESCDSIQSRGESLGEGDERTVVDLLIEQIEFCDVLVLNKTDLIDAEQCERLFAILRSLNPRALIETASFGAVPLERVLNTGLFNFADAAQAPGWMQELRGSHVPETEEYGISHFVWRARRPFHPQRFWALFSNTLPGVVRSKGYFWLASRPAFAGNWSQAGGVSRQGLAGSWWVSVPRERWPQDEESLLEIMRNWQDGIGDARQELVFIGMEMDEEWLRQQLDSALLSHAEMAAGPQAWVGMADPVPEWFN, encoded by the coding sequence ATGTCAAATATCAATCTTGCGGCGGACAGCCGTCTGCCGGTCACCGTTCTCTCCGGCTTCCTGGGTGCGGGTAAAACCACGCTGTTAAATCACATCCTTAATAATCGTGAAGGGCGCCGCGTAGCCGTGATCGTCAACGATATGTCGGAAGTGAACATTGACGCTGCGCTGGTGCGTGATGGCGGCGCTGAACTGTCGCGCACCGATGAAAAGCTGGTTGAAATGAGTAACGGCTGTATCTGCTGCACGCTGCGCGAAGACCTGCTGCTGGAAATTAACCGCCTGGCGCGGGAAGGGCGTTTTGACCAACTGGTGATTGAGTCCACTGGGATCTCCGAACCGCTGCCGGTGGCGGAAACCTTCACTTTCGAGGATGAGAGTGGGGAAAGCCTTTCCGCCGTAGCGCGGCTCGATACCATGGTCACGGTGGTCGATTGCTATAACTTCCTGCACGACTACGAGTCATGTGACAGCATTCAATCGCGCGGAGAATCGCTGGGCGAGGGCGATGAGCGCACGGTTGTCGATCTGCTGATTGAACAGATCGAGTTCTGCGACGTGCTGGTGCTGAATAAAACCGACCTGATTGATGCCGAACAGTGTGAACGGCTGTTTGCCATTCTGCGCAGCCTGAACCCCCGGGCGCTGATAGAAACGGCGAGTTTTGGTGCTGTCCCGTTGGAGCGCGTGCTGAACACCGGTCTGTTTAACTTCGCCGATGCCGCGCAGGCGCCGGGATGGATGCAGGAGTTGCGCGGCAGCCACGTACCGGAAACCGAAGAGTATGGCATCAGCCATTTTGTCTGGCGAGCGCGCCGTCCGTTCCATCCTCAGCGCTTCTGGGCATTATTCAGCAATACGCTGCCGGGCGTGGTGCGTTCGAAAGGCTATTTCTGGCTGGCTTCTCGTCCGGCTTTTGCCGGTAACTGGTCACAGGCCGGAGGCGTTTCGCGTCAGGGACTGGCAGGAAGTTGGTGGGTCAGCGTGCCGCGCGAACGCTGGCCACAGGATGAGGAGTCGCTGTTGGAAATAATGCGTAACTGGCAGGACGGCATCGGCGATGCGCGCCAGGAGCTGGTGTTTATTGGTATGGAAATGGATGAAGAGTGGCTTCGACAGCAGCTGGACAGCGCATTATTGAGCCATGCTGAGATGGCTGCCGGTCCGCAGGCGTGGGTCGGAATGGCCGACCCGGTTCCGGAGTGGTTTAACTGA
- a CDS encoding alkene reductase has product MSELLNIYTMNGIKLNNRVVMAPMTRSRAYDLVPTDSMVTYYRQRATAGLIVSEGSPVSMEGRGQAYTPGIYTDEQIEGWKKVTEAVHAQGGKIFIQLWHVGRSSHIAHQPDGQAPVSSVSRVAEGCTTHIPGDNCQSVRVFHSQPRALATDEVPRVTQDFVQAAKNAIEAGFDGVEIHAANGYIFEQFINGGLNDRTDRYGGNIANRLRFTLETVDAISAAIGSHLTGIRIAPFGRLQDMHSFDDEQDTWLSLGIELRRRHLAYVHLSDQESLGAQAIPAGFLTKFREAYEGTLIVAGSYTQARAEMALREGFADLIAFGRPFIANPDLVKRMKNGWPIAIPDKDTFYTGRDAGYIDYPTHHVD; this is encoded by the coding sequence ATGAGCGAGTTGCTAAATATCTATACAATGAATGGAATAAAGCTTAATAATCGTGTCGTTATGGCACCAATGACCCGATCGCGGGCCTATGACCTTGTTCCCACTGACAGTATGGTCACCTACTATCGCCAGCGCGCAACAGCAGGTTTAATTGTTTCCGAAGGTTCACCTGTTTCAATGGAAGGCCGTGGACAGGCTTACACGCCGGGAATTTACACTGACGAACAGATAGAGGGCTGGAAAAAGGTGACAGAGGCAGTACATGCGCAGGGTGGGAAAATATTCATCCAGCTTTGGCACGTAGGACGTTCCTCACACATTGCTCACCAGCCTGATGGGCAGGCCCCGGTCAGCTCCGTCTCACGCGTTGCAGAAGGCTGCACCACTCACATTCCTGGTGATAACTGTCAGTCTGTACGCGTATTTCACAGCCAGCCCCGCGCATTAGCAACGGATGAAGTCCCGCGGGTGACACAGGATTTCGTTCAGGCAGCTAAAAATGCCATCGAGGCGGGTTTTGACGGAGTGGAGATCCACGCAGCTAACGGCTACATCTTCGAGCAATTTATCAATGGTGGACTTAACGACAGAACAGATCGTTATGGCGGTAATATTGCCAATCGTCTGCGGTTTACGCTGGAAACTGTGGATGCTATCTCTGCAGCCATCGGGAGTCATCTGACAGGTATCCGTATTGCACCCTTTGGCCGCCTGCAGGATATGCATAGCTTTGATGATGAGCAGGATACCTGGTTATCTTTAGGTATCGAACTGCGTCGTCGACATCTCGCATATGTGCATTTGAGCGATCAGGAATCTCTCGGAGCTCAGGCCATTCCTGCTGGTTTTCTAACAAAGTTTCGTGAGGCCTACGAGGGAACTCTTATCGTCGCAGGCAGCTATACACAGGCGCGTGCAGAAATGGCACTCAGAGAGGGGTTTGCCGACTTAATTGCATTTGGGCGTCCTTTCATAGCCAATCCAGATCTCGTTAAACGCATGAAAAATGGGTGGCCGATAGCTATTCCTGATAAAGATACGTTCTATACTGGGCGAGATGCAGGTTATATAGATTATCCCACGCATCACGTCGATTAA
- a CDS encoding LysR family transcriptional regulator — MTAQLNGVQEFTEVVRKGSFVAAAEGLGVTRSALSKSIKRLEIRLGVRLLNRSTRSLSLTPEGEIYFNRCTAALDMISDAESIIEAGIVEPSGLMRLTVPVAFGHLFIMPLLNIMALKYRTLNIEVDFSDRVRDPATDGFDLALRLGPLPDSGDLVATRLGEQRLTICASEGYLERAGTPIDLRELSSHRCISGLPSDGQTYWLIRGKEGHVVRHVVSSAYRFNNGQAMLEAAIAGCGVTQLPDWLCGDAIKKGQLRAILPTFQAPPTPISAIWPRTHTVLPKVRALIEELKKELPARLPSAQRSSVAR, encoded by the coding sequence GTGACGGCACAACTCAATGGCGTACAGGAATTTACTGAAGTCGTCAGAAAAGGCAGTTTCGTTGCTGCTGCTGAGGGTTTAGGCGTGACGCGCTCTGCACTCAGTAAAAGCATCAAGCGTCTGGAAATCCGCCTGGGGGTTCGCTTACTCAACCGCAGTACGCGAAGCCTGTCGCTGACGCCGGAAGGTGAGATCTATTTCAATCGCTGCACTGCTGCTCTGGATATGATTTCAGATGCTGAAAGCATCATAGAGGCGGGGATAGTGGAGCCGTCTGGACTGATGCGGCTGACGGTTCCCGTGGCCTTTGGGCATCTTTTCATTATGCCCTTACTCAATATCATGGCGTTAAAATACCGGACCCTGAACATCGAAGTTGATTTCAGCGATCGGGTTCGCGACCCGGCGACAGACGGCTTTGACCTCGCGCTGAGGCTTGGCCCCCTGCCTGACTCAGGTGATTTGGTTGCCACCCGCCTGGGCGAGCAAAGGCTTACCATTTGCGCCTCTGAGGGCTATCTTGAACGAGCAGGCACCCCCATTGATCTTCGTGAGCTTTCATCACACAGATGCATTTCAGGGTTACCGTCAGACGGGCAAACTTACTGGCTAATCCGGGGTAAAGAGGGACACGTTGTAAGGCATGTTGTTTCCTCAGCCTACCGTTTTAATAATGGTCAAGCCATGCTGGAAGCGGCTATTGCCGGATGTGGGGTGACGCAACTTCCGGACTGGTTATGCGGTGATGCCATCAAAAAGGGGCAGCTTCGTGCAATTCTACCCACATTTCAGGCACCGCCCACCCCCATTTCTGCAATTTGGCCCAGGACTCACACGGTCCTTCCTAAAGTGAGAGCCTTGATTGAAGAACTGAAAAAAGAGTTGCCGGCACGCTTGCCGAGCGCGCAGCGTTCATCTGTTGCGCGGTAA
- a CDS encoding helix-turn-helix domain-containing protein: MDLTLSKPGEVVKLLCERLRKERLTQQMTQADVASRAGIGVNTVSNLEAGRNVGFENLVRVAMVLGRGKELEALFMPQIDSIDDLLRYEKSTARQRVKRSSTHGQ, encoded by the coding sequence ATGGATTTAACCCTTAGTAAACCCGGCGAAGTTGTTAAGCTGCTCTGCGAGCGGCTACGCAAAGAGCGCCTGACGCAGCAGATGACGCAGGCCGACGTCGCGTCGCGGGCGGGGATTGGCGTCAATACGGTGTCAAACCTCGAAGCCGGGCGCAACGTGGGGTTTGAAAATCTGGTACGGGTGGCGATGGTGCTTGGGCGCGGGAAAGAGCTGGAGGCGCTGTTTATGCCTCAGATCGACAGCATCGACGATCTTCTGCGTTACGAGAAGAGTACTGCACGCCAGCGCGTAAAAAGGAGTTCAACCCATGGTCAGTAA
- a CDS encoding Exc2 family lipoprotein: protein MPRTLIAMIVASLFPFLSGCNNHLPSPQAHAKSYVFKTKKDFDPNFYTKTSDTIKAMTPVFAQFYDMGAKDRQAGVSRSEAEKKAAAMYHDEALNRLQKQETFVNQTITSPAGKRRVHIFITEASGAYLDGFAGR, encoded by the coding sequence ATGCCTCGTACACTCATCGCCATGATTGTCGCTTCATTGTTCCCGTTCTTATCCGGCTGCAACAATCACCTTCCCAGTCCGCAAGCTCATGCCAAAAGTTATGTGTTCAAAACGAAGAAGGATTTCGATCCGAACTTCTACACCAAAACGTCCGATACCATCAAAGCCATGACACCGGTATTTGCTCAGTTCTACGACATGGGGGCGAAAGATCGTCAGGCAGGAGTGAGCCGCAGCGAGGCCGAGAAAAAAGCGGCGGCGATGTATCACGATGAAGCACTGAACAGGCTGCAAAAACAGGAGACGTTCGTGAACCAGACCATCACCTCTCCGGCAGGTAAAAGAAGAGTTCACATTTTCATTACTGAAGCCTCTGGCGCTTACCTTGATGGTTTTGCCGGGCGTTGA
- a CDS encoding winged helix-turn-helix domain-containing protein yields MTSNNTLLLIEDDLALGEGLTSFLRQEGFICHWTRETAAVSHLWNLAGLVILDRQLSDGDSLRFLPRWLAKKALPVIVLTARASIDDRVDGLEAGARDYLTKPFAHVELLARIRAQLRTLGEGQLTVGELQLFPSRQAVIWRKREVTLTATEFSLLSTLVHMTGRVFTRDELLNQVWGYQSFPSTRTVDTHILQLRQKLPDIAISSVRGVGYRLEKLP; encoded by the coding sequence GTGACAAGCAATAATACGCTGTTGCTGATAGAGGACGATCTTGCACTGGGTGAGGGGTTGACCTCCTTCCTGCGGCAGGAAGGGTTTATCTGCCACTGGACGCGCGAAACAGCAGCGGTATCGCACCTGTGGAATCTGGCCGGGCTGGTTATCCTCGACCGGCAGTTATCCGACGGTGACAGCCTGCGTTTTCTCCCGCGATGGCTGGCAAAAAAAGCGCTGCCGGTGATTGTGCTGACCGCTCGCGCCAGTATTGATGACCGGGTTGATGGCCTAGAAGCCGGGGCCCGTGACTATCTGACTAAACCTTTTGCGCATGTCGAACTGCTGGCGCGCATTCGTGCCCAGCTGCGTACATTGGGCGAGGGGCAGCTGACGGTCGGGGAACTTCAGCTTTTCCCATCAAGGCAGGCCGTGATTTGGCGAAAAAGAGAGGTCACCCTGACGGCAACGGAATTTTCACTCCTGTCAACGCTGGTGCATATGACCGGACGGGTGTTTACCCGTGACGAACTGCTGAATCAGGTCTGGGGCTACCAAAGTTTTCCCTCGACCCGCACCGTGGATACCCATATTTTACAGCTGCGGCAGAAGCTGCCGGATATCGCTATCAGCAGCGTGCGTGGCGTCGGTTATCGTCTGGAAAAACTGCCTTGA
- a CDS encoding glycoside hydrolase family 5 protein — translation MMKNLRVSLCLALLLWGILSGFSRAADEITFWDSPRYGGNSFNRLPPDKAYFAALRGYGASWVRLSYDKWHPQQRDFLMGDADHYRGLQPADLSTLKATLKKAHDSGLKVVISPLSLPGMRWSQNNGGKFDDRLWQDKSYWKQSAAFWRDLAAALKDIPGVAAYNLINEPAPEKRAGLAEHAGIEEMQRWYQHHQGSARDLPAFYQMLISAIREVDPLTPVMVDGGWYGAADGFGYWPAALDDTRVLYSFHMYEPYAATSGPNLKRKKPYSYPGVVPFGTGKEMWNAQRIAQYLQQPFIWAEQQHIPASRMVAGEFGCIRMLPGCQKYLEDVLQVLDIKQSHWAFYSFREDSWDAMDYELGKRKVPWSYWQAMEQHTADTLARHPGPEFEPIRRRLEHGRVKAGPK, via the coding sequence ATGATGAAAAATCTGCGCGTATCGCTGTGCCTGGCCCTGTTGCTCTGGGGAATACTGTCTGGTTTCTCGCGTGCCGCCGATGAGATTACCTTCTGGGACAGCCCGCGTTATGGAGGCAACAGCTTTAACCGCCTGCCGCCGGACAAGGCCTATTTTGCTGCATTACGTGGCTACGGTGCCAGCTGGGTACGTTTGTCCTATGACAAATGGCACCCCCAGCAGCGTGACTTTCTGATGGGCGATGCTGATCATTATCGGGGGCTACAGCCTGCGGATCTCAGCACGCTGAAGGCCACGCTAAAAAAAGCACATGATTCAGGCCTCAAAGTAGTCATCTCCCCGCTGAGCCTGCCCGGTATGCGCTGGTCGCAAAATAACGGGGGGAAATTTGATGACCGTCTGTGGCAGGACAAAAGCTACTGGAAGCAGAGTGCGGCTTTCTGGCGCGACCTGGCTGCGGCGCTGAAGGATATTCCCGGGGTGGCAGCCTACAACCTGATTAATGAGCCCGCACCAGAAAAGCGTGCCGGGCTTGCCGAACACGCCGGCATCGAAGAGATGCAGCGCTGGTACCAGCATCATCAGGGCAGCGCACGCGATCTGCCGGCATTTTATCAGATGCTGATTAGCGCTATTCGCGAAGTAGATCCGCTTACGCCTGTCATGGTAGACGGTGGTTGGTATGGTGCAGCTGATGGGTTTGGCTACTGGCCCGCGGCGTTGGACGACACGCGTGTGCTGTACAGTTTTCATATGTATGAACCCTACGCCGCCACCAGTGGGCCAAATCTTAAGCGCAAAAAACCGTACTCGTATCCCGGTGTGGTCCCCTTCGGTACGGGGAAAGAGATGTGGAACGCGCAGCGCATAGCACAGTATCTGCAACAACCTTTTATTTGGGCTGAACAACAGCATATACCGGCCAGCCGGATGGTAGCCGGAGAGTTCGGCTGTATCCGCATGCTGCCGGGATGCCAGAAGTACCTGGAGGATGTGTTGCAGGTACTGGATATAAAGCAGTCGCACTGGGCCTTTTACAGCTTCCGCGAAGACAGCTGGGATGCCATGGACTACGAACTCGGCAAACGTAAGGTGCCGTGGTCATACTGGCAGGCGATGGAGCAACATACTGCGGACACCTTAGCGCGTCATCCGGGGCCTGAGTTTGAACCCATTCGCCGGCGTCTGGAGCACGGCAGAGTAAAAGCTGGCCCGAAATGA
- a CDS encoding VF530 family DNA-binding protein — MTTHSSKDPLHGVTLEALVTALVERYGWEELAQRIRINCFKSDPSIKSSLKFLRRTPWARQEVEALYIATISEPEASEESQDNDPWANAKNRPRS, encoded by the coding sequence ATGACCACTCACTCTTCAAAAGATCCTCTGCACGGCGTCACGCTGGAAGCGCTGGTCACCGCGCTGGTTGAGCGATATGGCTGGGAAGAACTGGCGCAGCGCATCAGGATCAACTGCTTCAAAAGCGACCCGAGCATCAAATCCAGCCTGAAATTTTTACGCCGCACGCCTTGGGCGCGCCAGGAAGTGGAAGCGCTCTACATCGCCACGATAAGTGAGCCTGAAGCCAGTGAGGAATCTCAGGATAACGATCCCTGGGCCAACGCGAAAAATCGCCCCCGTTCGTAA
- a CDS encoding BCCT family transporter, whose translation MPSIEIPAKPQKDRINPVVFYTSAVLILLFSLTTIFFTDLSDRWINLTLDWVSNTFGWYYLLAATVYIVFVLFMACSRFGSIKLGPEQSKPEFSLMSWAAMLFAAGIGIDLMFFSVAEPVTQYMMPPEGQGQTMEAARQAMVWTLFHYGLTGWSMYALMGIALGYFSYRYGLPLTIRSALYPIFGKRINGPIGHTVDIAAVLGTIFGIATTLGIGVVQLNYGLKVLFDVPEGLTAQAGLIVLSVIMATISVTSGVNKGIRFLSELNVLLA comes from the coding sequence ATGCCGTCAATCGAAATACCTGCAAAACCTCAAAAAGATCGTATTAATCCGGTGGTGTTTTACACCTCAGCCGTCCTCATCCTGCTATTTTCCCTGACCACTATTTTCTTCACCGATTTATCCGATCGCTGGATCAATCTCACCCTTGACTGGGTATCGAATACCTTTGGCTGGTATTACCTGCTGGCAGCCACGGTTTACATCGTCTTCGTGCTGTTTATGGCCTGTTCACGCTTTGGCTCGATCAAGCTCGGGCCGGAGCAGTCGAAGCCCGAGTTCAGCCTGATGAGCTGGGCGGCAATGCTGTTTGCCGCCGGGATAGGCATTGACCTGATGTTCTTCTCGGTCGCGGAACCCGTCACGCAATATATGATGCCTCCGGAAGGTCAGGGCCAGACGATGGAAGCGGCGCGTCAGGCGATGGTCTGGACGCTGTTCCACTACGGTCTGACTGGCTGGTCGATGTATGCCCTGATGGGGATCGCGCTGGGTTACTTCAGCTATCGCTATGGCCTGCCGCTGACCATCCGCTCTGCGCTCTACCCCATTTTTGGCAAGCGCATTAACGGTCCGATTGGTCATACGGTGGATATTGCCGCCGTGCTGGGGACCATTTTCGGTATCGCCACCACACTTGGCATTGGCGTGGTGCAGCTCAATTATGGCCTCAAGGTGCTGTTCGACGTGCCAGAAGGACTGACGGCGCAGGCCGGGCTGATTGTACTGTCGGTGATTATGGCGACCATTTCCGTTACCTCCGGCGTCAACAAAGGGATCCGTTTCCTTTCTGAGCTGAACGTACTGCTGGC
- a CDS encoding DUF2861 family protein, with translation MRPFLTFIAGLLLPTGIAAVTLPATPLTPLYHALLTKRSDLAWQQLLISWPQMSSAAQRDAWLQALDALITVQCGNDLPVAIPDWLDHPSLSLIQRDMPLNRIYRVQLSGNSPSRQLRVVLSSPDGRDLMAGAEQEYHGSDGFSIQSQDLNKPLAAGIYLLTVRSGSEMWQQPLALQGSNRLNWIQLQQGKIKLHPPTVAAACPAPWLEQALLRRDSFAQVAWHRSDDLQLHNWPPRDDAENLWGTASVIRVEARGGLTLRFEHRMAGPLLTLKN, from the coding sequence ATGCGTCCGTTTCTAACGTTTATCGCCGGGCTGCTTCTCCCCACTGGAATCGCAGCCGTCACGCTGCCCGCCACGCCGCTGACACCGCTCTATCACGCGCTTCTCACTAAGCGCAGCGATCTGGCCTGGCAACAGCTGCTTATCAGCTGGCCTCAGATGAGTAGTGCGGCGCAGCGTGATGCATGGCTACAGGCGCTGGATGCATTGATCACAGTTCAGTGTGGCAATGACCTGCCGGTAGCAATCCCGGACTGGCTGGATCACCCTTCGTTGTCGCTGATCCAGCGCGATATGCCCCTCAACCGTATTTACCGGGTGCAGCTGAGTGGGAACAGCCCGTCTCGTCAGTTACGTGTCGTGCTCTCTTCCCCGGACGGCAGGGATTTAATGGCGGGAGCTGAGCAAGAATATCACGGCAGTGATGGGTTCAGCATTCAAAGCCAGGACCTGAATAAACCGTTAGCCGCCGGTATCTATCTGCTGACGGTGCGTTCCGGCAGTGAAATGTGGCAGCAGCCGCTGGCTTTACAGGGCAGCAACCGTCTTAACTGGATACAGCTTCAGCAGGGAAAGATTAAGCTGCATCCCCCGACAGTAGCGGCTGCCTGCCCTGCTCCCTGGCTGGAGCAGGCACTGTTAAGGCGCGATAGCTTTGCGCAGGTAGCGTGGCATCGCAGCGATGACCTCCAGCTACATAACTGGCCGCCGCGTGATGATGCAGAAAATTTATGGGGCACTGCTTCCGTGATCCGCGTGGAAGCGCGGGGCGGGCTCACGCTGCGTTTTGAACACCGCATGGCCGGACCGCTACTCACGCTGAAAAACTGA